A stretch of DNA from Nitrospira sp.:
ATCGCAGATTGCTGACCATCTTGCTGGAAAGGCGGGAATTACGAAAAAGACGGCGGTCCAACTCTTGGACGACTTTGCCGCGCTTGCCTATCGCGAAGCGAAAAATGCTTTCGTCGTCCCTGGCATCGGGAAGTTGGTCCTTGCCAATCGGAAAGCGCGCATGGGCCGGAATCCGCAGACCGGTGAGCCCATCAAGATTCCCGCCAAGCGCGTGGTGAAGTTCAGAGTTGCGAAGATGGCCAAGGATTCGATTCTCGGAAAGAAGTAAGTCGCCTCGTTCCTCTACCGACGTATGGGCCGGTGTTTTCCATAGGAAACACCGGCCCGTGTTGTTTCTGCGGTGGAGACGCGTTGGCAGCGAGAGTGGTGTGGATCTGCTAAAACGACGGGGCCAGCCCGCTTCCTCCGGCCCCGTCATGCCCCACAAAACGCACCGCATCGCCATCCTGCACGATCGAATCTTCGCTCGCGATGCGCTTGTTGATCGTAACCAAGACCTTTTTTTCCCGTAACAGCTGCAACATGTGACGCAGACCACGGCCTTGCCGTTGAATGACCTGGCGCACCGTTACCGGAACCGGCAATTCGCAGGCCAAGTCCCGCTCGCCATCTGTGGTCTGGAGTTGGCCCATGAGCGTAATCGTAATCATGCGTGGTGAATCCTCCGTCGACGCGGCATCGCGCAGTTGTGAGGCGACCGTTTTGGCGAGGCTAGCAAATTGACTCCCTTCGATCGCCGCGTCTAATATTACCACTATGCAATCCCTGAATATCCAGCGTCCCGGCATGCCGGATCTCCAGTTTGTGCTGGTCGTGTCGGCATTGTGTACGTCCGATTTGGAAACGCTGAACGTGCCGGAAGCGCTGCGTCACAGGGTATTTGATGCCTGTTGGGCGCTGGTCAATACCGATCCTCCGCCGACCCGCCCGGCGGAGCGAGTGTTGGATCTGCGCTATGGCACCGAGCTTACGCTGGATGCGCTCGTCGCGACCATTCGCCAGCTCTTTGGAGAAGCGGGAATTTCCACGTTGACATGGGATCATCCTCCCAGTGAGCCCTCGCGGCCTAGTAGTCCTGCTG
This window harbors:
- a CDS encoding HU family DNA-binding protein, which gives rise to SQIADHLAGKAGITKKTAVQLLDDFAALAYREAKNAFVVPGIGKLVLANRKARMGRNPQTGEPIKIPAKRVVKFRVAKMAKDSILGKK
- a CDS encoding MoaD/ThiS family protein, whose protein sequence is MVILDAAIEGSQFASLAKTVASQLRDAASTEDSPRMITITLMGQLQTTDGERDLACELPVPVTVRQVIQRQGRGLRHMLQLLREKKVLVTINKRIASEDSIVQDGDAVRFVGHDGAGGSGLAPSF